A single genomic interval of Capricornis sumatraensis isolate serow.1 unplaced genomic scaffold, serow.2 scaffold13, whole genome shotgun sequence harbors:
- the LOC138072373 gene encoding zinc transporter ZIP9-like isoform X2 produces the protein MNKEGRMDDFISISLLSLAMLVGCYVAGIIPLAVNFSEERLKLVTVLGAGLLCGTALAVIVPEGVHALYEDILEDPETARPSNSKITTTLGLVVHAAADGVALGAAASTSQTSVQLIVFVAIMLHKAPAAFGLVSFLMHAGLERNRIRKHLLVFALAAPVMSMVTYLGLSKSSKEALSEVNATGVAMLFSAGTFLYVATVHVLPEVGGMGHSHKPDPTGGRGLSRLEVAALVLGCLIPLVLSIGHQH, from the exons AtgaataaagaaggcagaatggatGATTTCATCTCCATTAGCCTGCTGTCTCTGGCTATGTTGGTGGGCTGTTACGTGGCTGGAATCATTCCTTTGGCTGTTAATTTCTCGGAGGAGCGACTAAAGCTGGTGACTGTTTTGGGTGCCGGCCTCCTCTGTGGAACTGCACTGGCGGTCATCGTGCCTGAAGGAGTGCACGCACTTTATGAAGATATTCTTGAG GATCCAGAAACAGCAAGGCCCAGCAATTCCAAAATCACCACCACGCTGGGTCTGGTCGTCCATGCTGCAGCTGACGGTGTTGCTTTGGGAGCAGCAGCTTCTACTTCACAAACTAGTGTCCAGTTAATTGTGTTTGTGGCAATAATGCTACATAAGGCACCAGCTGCTTTTGGGTTAGTTTCCTTCTTAATGCATGCGGGCCTCGAGCGGAATCGAATCAGAAAGCACTTACTCGTCTTTGCACTGGCAGCACCAGTTATGTCCATGGTGACATACTTAGGACTGAGTAAGAGCAGTAAAGAAGCCCTTTCAGAGGTCAATGCCACTGGGGTGGCCATGCTTTTCTCTGCCGGGACCTTTCTTTACGTTGCCACAGTACATGTCCTCCCTGAGGTGGGCGGAATGGGGCACAGCCACAAACCCGACCCCACTGGAGGGAGAGGCCTCAGCCGCCTGGAGGTGGCAGCCCTGGTTCTGGGTTGCCTCATCCCCCTCGTTCTGTCAATAGGACATCAGCATTAA
- the LOC138072373 gene encoding zinc transporter ZIP9-like isoform X1 gives MNKEGRMDDFISISLLSLAMLVGCYVAGIIPLAVNFSEERLKLVTVLGAGLLCGTALAVIVPEGVHALYEDILEGKHHQVSQTQNVIASDKAAVVPVAHEHEHNHDHTQLHAYIGVSLVLGFVFMLLVDQIGSSHVHSTDDPETARPSNSKITTTLGLVVHAAADGVALGAAASTSQTSVQLIVFVAIMLHKAPAAFGLVSFLMHAGLERNRIRKHLLVFALAAPVMSMVTYLGLSKSSKEALSEVNATGVAMLFSAGTFLYVATVHVLPEVGGMGHSHKPDPTGGRGLSRLEVAALVLGCLIPLVLSIGHQH, from the coding sequence AtgaataaagaaggcagaatggatGATTTCATCTCCATTAGCCTGCTGTCTCTGGCTATGTTGGTGGGCTGTTACGTGGCTGGAATCATTCCTTTGGCTGTTAATTTCTCGGAGGAGCGACTAAAGCTGGTGACTGTTTTGGGTGCCGGCCTCCTCTGTGGAACTGCACTGGCGGTCATCGTGCCTGAAGGAGTGCACGCACTTTATGAAGATATTCTTGAGGGGAAGCACCACCAAGTGAGTCAAACACAGAACGTGATTGCATCAGACAAAGCAGCGGTAGTACCGGTTGCCCATGAACATGAGCACAACCATGACCACACGCAGCTGCATGCCTACATCGGTGTGTCCCTCGTACTGGGCTTTGTTTTCATGTTGTTGGTGGACCAGATTGGCAGCTCCCATGTGCATTCTACTGACGATCCAGAAACAGCAAGGCCCAGCAATTCCAAAATCACCACCACGCTGGGTCTGGTCGTCCATGCTGCAGCTGACGGTGTTGCTTTGGGAGCAGCAGCTTCTACTTCACAAACTAGTGTCCAGTTAATTGTGTTTGTGGCAATAATGCTACATAAGGCACCAGCTGCTTTTGGGTTAGTTTCCTTCTTAATGCATGCGGGCCTCGAGCGGAATCGAATCAGAAAGCACTTACTCGTCTTTGCACTGGCAGCACCAGTTATGTCCATGGTGACATACTTAGGACTGAGTAAGAGCAGTAAAGAAGCCCTTTCAGAGGTCAATGCCACTGGGGTGGCCATGCTTTTCTCTGCCGGGACCTTTCTTTACGTTGCCACAGTACATGTCCTCCCTGAGGTGGGCGGAATGGGGCACAGCCACAAACCCGACCCCACTGGAGGGAGAGGCCTCAGCCGCCTGGAGGTGGCAGCCCTGGTTCTGGGTTGCCTCATCCCCCTCGTTCTGTCAATAGGACATCAGCATTAA